One Mesoplodon densirostris isolate mMesDen1 chromosome X, mMesDen1 primary haplotype, whole genome shotgun sequence genomic region harbors:
- the MED12 gene encoding mediator of RNA polymerase II transcription subunit 12 isoform X10, with amino-acid sequence MAAFGILSYEHRPLKRPRLGPPDVYPQDPKQKEDELTALNVKQGFNNQPAVSGDEHGSAKNVNFNPAKISSNFSSIIAEKLRCNTLPDTGRRKPQVNQKDNFWLVTARSQSAINTWFTDLAGTKPLTQLAKKVPIFSKKEEVFGYLAKYTVPVMRAAWLIKMTCAYYAAITETKVKKRHVIDPFMEWTQIITKYLWEQLQKMAEYYRPGPSGSGGCGSTIGPLPHDVEVAIRQWDYNEKLAMFMFQDGMLDRHEFLTWVLECFEKIRPGEDELLKLLLPLLLRYSGEFVQSAYLSRRLAYFCTRRLALQLDGVSSHSSHVMSAQSTSTLPTTPAPQPPTSSTPSTPFSDLLMCPQHRPLVFGLSCILQTILLCCPSALVWHYSLTDSRIKTGSPLDHLPIAPSNLPMPEGNSAFTQQVRAKLREIEQQIKERGQAVEVRWSFDKCQEATAGFTIGRVLHTLEVLDSHSFERSDFSNSLDSLCNRIFGLGPSKDGHEISSDDDAVVSLLCEWAVSCKRSGRHRAMVVAKLLEKRQAEIEAERCGESEAADEKGSIASGSLSAPSAPIFQDVLLQFLDTQAPMLTDPRSESERVEFFNLVLLFCELIRHDVFSHNMYTCTLISRGDLAFGAPGPRPPSPFDDPADDPERKEAEGSSSSKLEDPGLSESMDIDPSSSVLFEDMEKPDFSLFSPTMPCEGKGSPSPEKPDVEKEVKPPPKEKLEGTLGVLYDQPRHVQYATHFPIPQEESCSHECNQRLVVLFGVGKQRDDARHAIKKITKDILKVLNRKGTAETDQLAPIVPLNPGDLTFLGGEDGQKRRRNRPEAFPTAEDIFAKFQHLSHYDQHQVTAQVSRNVLEQITSFALGMSYHLPLVQHVQFIFDLMEYSLSISGLIDFAIQLLNELSVVEAELLLKSSDLVGSYTTSLCLCIVAVLRHYHACLILNQDQMAQVFEGLCGVVKHGMNRSDGSSAERCILAYLYDLYTSCSHLKSKFGELFSDFCSKVKNTIYCNVEPSESNMRWAPEFMIDTLENPAAHTFTYTGLGKSLSENPANRYSFVCNALMHVCVGHHDPDRVNDIAILCAELTGYCKSLSAEWLGVLKALCCSSNNGTCGFNDLLCNVDVSDLSFHDSLATFVAILIARQCLLLEDLIRCAAIPSLLNAACSEQDSEPGARLTCRILLHLFKTPQLNPCQSDGNKPTVGIRSSCDRHLLAASQNRIVDGAVFAVLKAVFVLGDAELKGSGFTVTGGTEELPEEEGGGGSGGRRQGGRNISVETASLDVYAKYVLRSICQQEWVGERCLKSLCEDSNDLQDPVLSSAQAQRLMQLICYPHRLLDNEDGENPQRQRIKRILQNLDQWTMRQSSLELQLMIKQTPNNEMNSLLENIAKATIEVFQQSAETGSSSGNTASNMPSSSKTKPVLSSLERSGVWLVAPLIAKLPTSVQGHVLKAAGEELEKGQHLGSSSRKERDRQKQKSMSLLSQQPFLSLVLTCLKGQDEQREGLLTSLYSQVHQIVNNWRDDQYLDDCKPKQLMHEALKLRLNLVGGMFDTVQRSTQQTTEWAVLLLEIIISGTVDMQSNNELFTTVLDMLSVLINGTLAADMSSISQGSMEENKRAYMNLVKKLRKELGERQSDSLEKVRQLLPLPKQTRDVITCEPQGSLIDTKGNKIAGFDSIFKKEGLQVSTKQKISPWDLFEGLKPSAPLSWGWFGTVRVDRRVARGEEQQRLLLYHTHLRPRPRAYYLEPLPLPPEDEEPPAPALLEPEKKAPEPPKTDKPGAAPPSTEERKKKSTKGKKRSQPAAKTEDYGMGPGRSGPYGVTVPPDLLHHTNPGSISHLSYRQGSIGLYTQNQPLPAGGPRVDPYRPVRLPMQKLPTRPPYPGVLPTTMTGVMGLEPSSYKTSVYRQQQPAVPQGQRLRQQLQAKIQSQGMLGQSSVHQMTPSSSYGLQTSQGYTPYVSHVGLQQHTGPADPTRHLQQRPSGYVHQQAPTYGHGLTSTQRFSHQTLQQTPMIGTMTPLGAQGVQAGVRSASILPEQQQQQQQQQQQQQQQQQQQQQQQQQQQYHIRQQQQQQILRQQQQQQQQQQQQQQQQQQQQQQQQQQQQQQQAHQQQQQQAAPPQPQPQSQPQFQRQGLQQTQQQQQTAALVRQLQQQLSNTQPQPSTNIFGRY; translated from the exons ATGGCGGCCTTCGGGATCTTGAGCTACGAACACCGGCCCCTGAAGCGGCCGCGGCTGGGGCCTCCCGATGTATACCCTCAAGATCCCAAACAGAAGGAG GATGAACTAACGGCCTTGAATGTAAAACAAGGTTTCAATAACCAGCCAGCTGTCTCTGGGGATGAACATGGCAGTGCCAAGAACGTCAACTTCAATCCTGCCAAG ATCAGTTCCAACTTCAGCAGCATTATTGCAGAGAAGTTACGTTGTAACACCCTCCCTGACACCGGTAGAAGGAAGCCCCAAGTGAACCAGAAGGACAACTTCTGGCTGGTGACTGCACGATCCCAGAGTGCCATTAACACCTGGTTCACCGATCTGGCTGGCACCAAGCCACTCACACAACTAGCCAAAAAG GTCCCCATTTTCAGTAAGAAGGAAGAAGTGTTTGGGTACTTGGCCAAGTACACAGTTCCTGTGATGCGGGCTGCCTGGCTCATTAAGATGACCTGTGCCTACTATGCGGCGATCACAGAGACCAAGGTTAAGAAGAGACATGTCATTGACCCTTTCATGG AATGGACTCAGATCATCACCAAGTACTTATGGGAGCAGCTGCAAAAGATGGCTGAATACTACCGGCCAGGGCCTTCCGGAAGTGGGGGCTGTGGTTCTACTATAGGGCCCTTGCCCCATGATGTAGAGGTGGCAATCCGGCAGTGGGACTACAATGAGAAGCTGGCCATGTTCATGTTTCAG GACGGAATGCTGGACAGACATGAGTTCCTGACCTGGGTACTTGAGTGCTTTGAGAAAATCCGCCCTGGAGAGGATGAATTGCTTAAACTGCTGCTGCCCCTGCTGCTTCGA TACTCTGGGGAATTCGTTCAGTCTGCATACCTCTCCCGCCGCCTTGCCTACTTCTGTACGCGGAGACTGGCCCTGCAGCTGGATGGCGTGAGCAGTCACTCATCTCATGTGATGTCTGCTCAGTCAACAAGCACACTGCCCACAACCCCTGCTCCTCAGCCCCCAACTAGCAGCACACCCTCTACACCCTTTAGTGACCTGCTTATGTGCCCTCAACACCGGCCCCTAGTTTTTGGCCTCAGCTGTATCCTTCAG ACCATCCTCCTGTGTTGTCCTAGTGCCCTGGTTTGGCACTACTCGCTGACTGATAGCCGAATCAAGACTGGCTCACCACTTGACCACCTGCCTATTGCCCCCTCCAACCTGCCCATGCCAGAGGGCAACAGTGCCTTCACTCAGCAG GTCCGTGCAAAGTTGCGGGAGATTGAGCAGCAGATCAAGGAGCGAGGACAGGCCGTTGAGGTTCGCTGGTCTTTTGATAAGTGCCAAGAAGCTACTGCAG GCTTCACCATTGGACGGGTGCTCCATACTTTGGAAGTGCTGGACAGCCATAGTTTTGAGCGCTCTGACTTCAGCAACTCTCTTGATTCCCTCTGTAATCGAATCTTTGGATTGGGGCCTAGCAAGGATGGGCACGAG ATCTCCTCAGATGATGATGCTGTGGTATCATTGCTGTGTGAATGGGCTGTCAGCTGCAAGCGCTCTGGTCGTCATCGTGCGATGGTGGTAGCCAAGCTGCTGGAGAAGAGACAGGCAGAGATTGAGGCTGAG CGTTGTGGAGAATCGGAAGCCGCAGATGAGAAGGGTTCCATAGCCTCTGGCTCCCTTTCTGCTCCTAGTGCTCCCATTTTCCAGGATGTCCTCCTGCAGTTTCTGGATACACAGGCTCCCATGCTGA CGGACCCCCGAAGTGAGAGTGAGCGAGTGGAGTTCTTTAACTTGGTACTGCTGTTCTGTGAACTGATTCGACATGATGTTTTCTCCCACAACATGTACACTTGCACCCTCATCTCCCGAGGGGACCTTGCCTTCGGAGCCCCTGGTCCCCGGCCTCCCTCTCCCTTTGATGACCCTGCCGATGACCCCGAGCGCAAGGAGGCtgaaggcagcagcagcagcaagctgGAG GATCCAGGCCTCTCGGAGTCTATGGACATCGACCCTAGCTCCAGTGTGCTCTTTGAGGACATGGAGAAGCCTGATTTCTCA TTGTTCTCCCCCACTATGCCCTGTGAGGGGAAGGGCAGTCCATCCCCTGAGAAACCAGATGTTGAGAAGGAGGTGAAGCCCCCACCCAAGGAGAAGCTAGAAGGGACCCTTGGGGTCCTTTATGACCAGCCGCGGCACGTGCAGTATGCCACGCACTTTCCCATCCCCCAG GAGGAGTCATGCAGCCATGAGTGCAACCAGCGGTTGGTCGTACTGTTTGGGGTGGGAAAGCAGCGAGATGATGCCCGCCATGCCATCAAGAAAATTACCAAGGATATCCTGAAGGTTCTGAACCGCAAAGGGACAGCGGAAACTG ACCAGCTTGCTCCTATTGTGCCTCTGAATCCTGGAGACCTGACATTCTTAG GTGGGGAGGATGGGCAGAAGCGGCGGCGCAACCGGCCTGAAGCCTTCCCCACTGCCGAGGATATCTTTGCTAAGTTCCAGCACCTTTCGCATTATGACCAACACCAGGTCACAGCTCAG GTCTCCCGGAATGTTCTGGAGCAGATCACGAGCTTTGCCCTTGGCATGTCGTACCACTTGCCTCTGGTGCAGCATGTGCAGTTCATCTTCGACCTCATGGAATATTCACTCAGCATCAGTGGCCTCATCGACTTTGCCATTCAG CTACTGAATGAACTGAGTGTAGTTGAGGCCGAGTTGCTTCTCAAATCCTCGGATCTGGTGGGCAGCTACACTACCAGCCTGTGCCTGTGCATCGTGGCTGTCCTGCGGCACTATCACGCCTGCCTCATCCTcaaccaggaccagatggcacaGGTCTTTGAGGG GCTGTGTGGCGTAGTCAAGCATGGGATGAACCGGTCCGATGGCTCCTCCGCAGAGCGCTGTATCCTTGCTTATCTCTATGATCTGTACACCTCCTGTAGCCATTTAAAGAGCAAATTTGGGGAGCTCTTCAG CGACTTCTGCTCCAAGGTGAAGAACACCATCTACTGCAACGTGGAACCGTCAGAATCCAACATGCGCTGGGCACCCGAGTTCATGATTGACACTCTGGAGAACCCTGCCGCTCACACCTTCACCTACACAGGGCTAGGCAAGAGTCTTAGTGAGAACCCTGCTAACCGCTACAGCTTTGTCTGCAATGCCCTTATGCACGTCTGTGTGGGGCACCATGATCCCGATAG GGTGAATGACATCGCAATCCTGTGTGCAGAGCTGACCGGCTATTGCAAGTCACTGAGTGCAGAGTGGCTGGGAGTGCTTAAGGCCTTGTGCTGCTCCTCTAACAATGGCACTTGTGGTTTCAACGACCTCCTCTGCAATGTAGAT GTCAGTGACCTGTCTTTTCACGACTCCCTGGCCACTTTTGTTGCCATCCTCATTGCTCGGCAGTGTTTGCTCCTGGAGGATCTGATTCGCTGTGCAGCCATCCCTTCGCTCCTTAATGCTG CTTGCAGTGAACAGGACTCTGAGCCGGGGGCCCGGCTTACCTGCCGCATCCTCCTCCACCTTTTCAAGACACCTCAACTCAATCCTTGCCAGTCGGACGGAA ACAAGCCTACGGTAGGAATCCGCTCCTCCTGTGACCGCCACCTGCTGGCTGCCTCCCAGAACCGCATTGTGGATGGAGCTGTGTTTGCTGTTCTCAAGGCTGTGTTTGTACTTG GGGATGCGGAACTGAAGGGTTCAGGCTTCACTGTGACAGGAGGAACAGAAGAACTtccagaggaggagggaggaggtggcagtGGCGGTCGGAGGCAGGGTGGCCGCAACATCTCTGTGGAGACAGCCAGTCTGGATGTCTATGCCAAGTACGTGCTACGCAGCATCTGCCAGCAG GAATGGGTAGGAGAACGTTGCCTTAAATCGCTGTGTGAGGACAGCAATGACTTGCAAGACCCAGTGTTGAGTAGCGCCCAGGCCCAGCGCCTCATGCAGCTCATCTGCTACCCACATCGGCTGCTGGACAATGAGGATGGGGAAAACCCCCAGCGGCAACGCATTAAGCGTATTCTCCAG AACTTGGACCAGTGGACCATGCGCCAGTCTTCCTTGGAGCTGCAGCTCATGATCAAGCAGACCCCTAACAAT GAGATGAACTCCCTCTTAGAGAACATCGCCAAGGCCACAATCGAGGTTTTCCAACAGTCTGCAGAGACAGGGTCGTCTTCTGGAAACACTGCAAGCAACATGCCCAGCAGCAGCAAGACCAAGCCCGTGCTCAG CTCCCTAGAGCGCTCTGGTGTATGGCTGGTGGCTCCTCTCATTGCCAAACTGCCCACCTCAGTCCAGGGGCATGTGTTAAAGGCTGCTGGGGAAGAATTGGAGAAGGGCCAGCACCTGGGTTCCTCTTCGCGCAAAGAACGCGATCGACAAAAGCAGAAGAG CATGTCCCTGTTGAGCCAGCAGCCCTTCTTATCCCTGGTGCTGACGTGTCTGAAGGGTCAGGACGAGCAGCGCGAGGGACTCCTTACCTCCCTCTACAGCCAGGTCCACCAG ATTGTGAATAATTGGAGAGATGACCAGTACTTAGATGATTGCAAGCCAAAGCAGCTAATGCATGAGGCGCTCAAACTGCGGCTCAACCTG GTGGGGGGCATGTTTGACACGGTGCAGCGCAGCACCCAGCAGACCACAGAGTGGGCTGTGCTCCTCCTGGAGATCATCATCAGCGGCACTGTCGACATGCAGTCCAACAA TGAGCTCTTCACCACCGTCTTGGACATGCTGAGCGTGCTCATCAATGGGACCCTAGCTGCGGACATGTCCAGCATCTCCCAGGGCAGCATGGAGGAAAACAAACGTGCTTACATGAACCTGGTGAAGAAGCTGCGG AAGGAGTTGGGGGAGCGCCAGTCAGACAGTCTGGAAAAAGTTCGCCAGCTGCTGCCACTGCCCAAGCAGACCCGAGATGTCATCACATGTGAGCCGCAGGGCTCCCTTATCGACACCAAAGGCAACAAGATTGCCGGCTTCGACTCTATCTTCAAGAAGGAG GGTCTACAGGTTTCCACCAAACAGAAGATCTCCCCCTGGGATCTTTTTGAAGGCTTGAAGCCATCAGCGCCACTGTCTTGGGGCTGGTTTGGAACAGTCCGGGTGGACCGGCGCGTGGCCCGCGGAGAGGAGCAGCAGCGGCTGCTGCTGTACCACACGCACCTGAGGCCCCGGCCCCGCGCCTATTACCTGgagccgctgccgctgccgccggaAGATGAggagcccccagcccccgccctgcTGGAGCCTGAAAAAAAGGCTCCAGAGCCCCCCAAAACTGACAAACCTGGGGCCGCTCCCCCCAGCACTGAGGAACGCAAGAAGAAGTCCACCAAGGGCAAGAAACGCAGCCAGCCGGCCGCCAAGACAGAG GACTATGGAATGGGCCCAGGCCGGAGTGGCCCCTATGGAGTGACAGTGCCTCCGGACCTCCTGCACCATACCAACCCTGGCTCCATATCCCACCTTAGCTACAGGCAGGGCTCCATAGGCCTCTACACCCAGAACCAGCCACTGCCGGCAG GTGGCCCCCGTGTGGACCCGTACCGCCCTGTGCGGTTACCGATGCAGAAGCTGCCGACCCGACCACCTTACCCTGGAGTGCTGCCCACCACCATGACTGGCGTCATGGGACTGGAACCATCCTCCTACAAGACGTCTGTGTACCGACAGCAGCAGCCTGCGGTGCCCCAGGGACAGCGCCTTCGCCAACAGCTCCAGGCAAAGATA CAGAGTCAGGGGATGTTGGGACAGTCATCTGTCCATCAGATGACTCCCAGCTCTTCCTACGGTTTGCAGACCTCCCAG gGCTATACTCCTTACGTTTCTCATGTGGGATTGCAGCAACACACAGGCCCCGCAG ATCCTACTCGCCATCTGCAACAGCGGCCCAGTGGCTATGTGCACCAGCAGGCCCCAACCTACGGACACGGGCTGACCTCCACTCAAAG GTTTTCCCACCAGACACTGCAGCAGACACCCATGATAGGCACTATGACCCCACTGGGCGCCCAGGGTGTCCAGGCTGGCGTCCGGTCGGCTTCCATCCTGcctgagcagcagcagcagcagcagcagcagcaacagcagcagcagcaacagcagcaacaacagcagcagcagcaacaacagcaacagtACCACAtccggcagcagcagcagcagcagatccTGCGG cagcagcagcagcagcagcagcagcagcagcaacagcagcagcagcagcaacagcagcagcagcagcaacagcagcagcagcagcagcagcaagcacaccagcagcagcagcagcaggcagctcctccccagccccagccccagtcccagccccag TTCCAGCGGCAGGGGCTTCAGCAGACCCAGCAACAACAGCAGACAGCAGCTTTGGTCCGGCAGCTCCAACAACAGCTCTCCA ATACCCAGCCACAGCCCAGTACCAACATATTTGGACGCTACTGA